One Vitis riparia cultivar Riparia Gloire de Montpellier isolate 1030 chromosome 4, EGFV_Vit.rip_1.0, whole genome shotgun sequence genomic window carries:
- the LOC117912942 gene encoding protein PHOX4, with the protein MGKPTGKKKTPGPSKPGDASAKHGKTTAFDEDTAVFITMSQELKEEGNKLFQKRDHEGAMLKYEKALKLLPKNHIDIAYLRSNMASCYMQMGIGEYPRAINQCNLAIEVSPKYSKALLKRAKCYEALNRLDLALKDVNGILSIESNNLAALEIADRVKKAIEEKGIKVDDKEIVMAAEYTESPPYKAVKQKTKKKKSNKTEVKKLLDKAVVKPVDKAVVKPVDKAVVEENVGVVKENVDAVKEKAVAPETAEEEEVVVSEIVKEEEVVTVSRPVKLVFNEDIRWAQLPVNCSIRLVRDIVQDRFPSLKGILVKYRDHEGDLVTITTNDELRFAEASGDPQGSLRLYVAEVSPDHEPLYEGMENEEEVYNHDRRGIHVKENGNVEKGGDMENGFSCIDDWIVQFARLFKNYVGFNSDSYLDLHELGMKLYSEAMEDAVTSEEAQELFEIAADKFQEMAALALFNWGNVHMSMARKRVFLTEDGSRESISAQIKTAYEWAQKEYIKASLRYEEALKIKPDFYEGHLALGQQQFEQAKLSWYYAIGCKIDLESGPSMEVLQLYNKAEDSMERGMLMWEEMEERRLNGLSKLDKYQAQLQKMGLDALFKDISASDVAEQAANMKSQIYLLWGTLLYERSIVEFKLGLLSWEECLEVAVEKFELAGASPTDIAVMIKNHCSNGAALEGLGFDINEIVQAWNEMYDAKRWQIGVPSFRLEPLFRRRVPKLHHILEHI; encoded by the exons ATGGGGAAGCCCACTGGGAAGAAGAAGACTCCGGGGCCGTCGAAACCGGGCGACGCCAGCGCGAAGCACGGAAAAACGACGGCCTTTGATGAGGACACGGCTGTCTTCATAACAATGTCTCAGGAATTGAAAGAAGAAGGTAACAAGCTGTTTCAAAAGCGCGACCATGAAGGGGCGATGTTGAAGTATGAAAAAGCCCTAAAGTTGCTTCCCAAAAACCATATTGATATTGCCTATTTGAGGTCTAACATGGCCTCTTGCTATATGCAAATGGGCATTGGGGAGTACCCACGAGCAATAAACCAATGCAATTTGGCGATTGAGGTCTCCCCAAAATACAGTAAGGCGCTTTTGAAGCGTGCTAAGTGTTATGAGGCTCTGAATAGACTTGATTTAGCATTGAAGGATGTTAACGGTATTCTGAGTATTGAATCTAATAATCTTGCTGCGTTGGAGATCGCAGACAGGGTTAAAAAGGCCATAGAGGAAAAGGGTATCAAGGTAGATGATAAGGAAATTGTTATGGCTGCGGAGTATACCGAGTCACCTCCCTATAAGGCTGTAAAACAGAAgactaagaagaagaagagtaaCAAAACTGAGGTGAAGAAACTGCTGGATAAGGCAGTTGTGAAACCGGTGGATAAGGCAGTTGTGAAACCGGTAGATAAGGCAGTTGTGGAGGAGAATGTTGGTGTTGTTAAGGAGAATGTTGATGCTGTTAAGGAGAAGGCAGTGGCTCCAGAGACTGCTGAGGAAGAAGAAGTTGTTGTTTCAGAGATTGTGAAGGAAGAAGAAGTGGTGACCGTGAGTAGGCCTGTGAAGTTGGTGTTCAATGAGGATATAAGGTGGGCACAGTTACCGGTTAATTGTAGCATTCGATTGGTGAGGGACATAGTTCAAGACCGGTTTCCAAGCTTGAAGGGTATTCTTGTAAAATATAGGGATCATGAAGGTGATTTGGTTACAATCACAACAAATGATGAGTTGAGATTTGCGGAAGCTTCAGGTGATCCACAGGGGTCTCTTAGATTGTATGTTGCAGAAGTTAGTCCAGATCATGAGCCGCTGTATGAAGGAATGGAGAATGAGGAGGAGGTGTACAATCATGATAGGAGAGGAATTCATGTTAAGGAGAATGGAAATGTGGAGAAAGGTGGAGACATGGAAAATGGGTTCTCGTGTATTGATGACTGGATAGTACAGTTTGCACGGTTGTTCAAGAACTATGTTGGGTTCAATTCTGATTCATACTTGGATCTTCATGAGCTTGGGATGAAGCTGTACTCAGAGGCGATGGAGGATGCTGTTACAAGTGAAGAAGCCCAAGAACTTTTTGAAATTGCTGCTGACAAGTTTCAAGAGATGGCAGCTTTGGCCTTGTTCAATTGGGGAAATGTTCACATGTCCATGGCAAGAAAGAGGGTATTCCTCACTGAAGATGGATCAAGGGAATCTATTAGTGCTCAGATTAAAACTGCATATGAGTGGGCACAGAAAGAATATATCAAGGCAAGTTTGAGGTATGAAGAAGCTCTAAAAATCAAACCCGACTTCTATGAAGGTCATCTTGCACTTGGGCAGCAGCAGTTTGAGCAAGCAAAACTTTCTTGGTATTATGCAATTGGGTGCAAGATTGATTTAGAGTCAGGGCCTTCCATGGAGGTCCTACAGCTGTATAACAAGGCTGAGGACAGCATGGAGAGGGGCATGCTGATGTGGGAGGAGATGGAGGAGCGGCGTCTGAATGGCCTCTCGAAATTGGATAAATATCAGGCCCAGTTGCAGAAAATGGGTTTGGATGCGCTATTCAAAGATATATCTGCCAGTGACGTTGCAGAGCAGGCTGCAAACATGAAGTCACAGATATACCTCTTGTGGGGTACATTGCTTTATGAGCGTTCAATTGTGGAATTCAAGTTGGGGCTACTGTCGTGGGAAGAATGTTTGGAGGTTGCAGTTGAAAAGTTTGAACTTGCTGGAGCTTCTCCAACTGATATAGCTGTTATGATAAAGAACCATTGTTCCAATGGAGCTGCACTGGAAG GTTTGGGATTCGACATTAATGAGATTGTACAAGCATGGAATGAAATGTATGATGCTAAGAGGTGGCAGATTGGTGTTCCATCTTTTCGATTGGAACCATTGTTTCGTCGGCGGGTTCCAAAACTTCATCATATCTTGGAGCATATTTGA